The following proteins are encoded in a genomic region of Streptococcus equi subsp. equi:
- a CDS encoding DNA/RNA non-specific endonuclease: MSQKLGKQLIRSVVTALAAIAFGIFPASETTNHITYAEVNSLTPSVEWPLEQYPNYYSIEGKSNINTKDFPKLYTTTEKVYKKSGRSTKRVTVSDLQYAALDGYGRSGAAYGIITKDMIAMSAGYREKWESNPEPSGWYTYHFKETGKLATEADYLHSKSKIKRTSNNSYESIVLSNGKIRNGYLFDRSHLIADSLGGRPFRNNLITGTRTQNVGNNDRKGGMQYIENKVLNYINHNPQVHVYYKAVPIYSGSELLPRAVVVSALSSDGKIDETVRVFNTVNGFTINYQYSGISHDKGMEASSESEAEDITDESTPVAEPADEEAMETEAAANDTIVYVTSNGQSKVYWYNKDHLPEKVNLNKVVEMTEQEALNRGKHHSSLEKINQ; encoded by the coding sequence ATGTCTCAGAAGTTGGGAAAACAACTTATTCGCTCTGTTGTTACTGCCTTAGCCGCCATAGCATTTGGAATATTTCCTGCAAGCGAGACGACTAATCATATCACCTATGCAGAGGTTAACTCCTTAACCCCTTCGGTAGAATGGCCTTTAGAGCAGTATCCTAATTACTATAGCATAGAAGGAAAGTCTAATATCAACACCAAGGATTTTCCTAAGCTATACACCACTACCGAAAAGGTTTACAAAAAAAGTGGTCGAAGCACTAAGCGCGTTACTGTTTCTGATCTGCAATACGCTGCACTTGATGGCTATGGCCGTTCAGGAGCTGCCTATGGTATTATCACAAAGGATATGATCGCGATGTCAGCCGGATACCGCGAAAAATGGGAAAGCAATCCTGAGCCAAGCGGCTGGTATACATATCATTTCAAAGAAACTGGCAAGCTAGCTACTGAGGCCGACTACCTTCACAGCAAAAGCAAGATCAAACGAACCTCAAACAATAGCTATGAAAGCATCGTCCTTAGCAACGGTAAGATTCGCAACGGCTATCTTTTTGATCGTAGTCATTTAATTGCTGACAGCTTAGGTGGTCGTCCTTTTAGAAATAATCTCATCACAGGTACACGTACTCAAAACGTTGGCAACAACGACCGCAAGGGGGGTATGCAGTACATTGAAAACAAAGTCCTAAACTATATTAACCACAACCCTCAGGTTCACGTTTATTACAAAGCCGTACCAATCTACTCAGGCTCTGAATTACTCCCTAGGGCCGTTGTGGTTTCAGCGCTCTCCTCTGATGGTAAAATTGATGAAACCGTAAGAGTCTTTAACACTGTCAATGGCTTTACCATCAATTACCAATATAGCGGCATCAGCCATGATAAGGGCATGGAGGCTTCTAGTGAGTCAGAAGCTGAGGATATTACAGACGAAAGCACTCCAGTAGCTGAACCAGCTGATGAGGAGGCTATGGAGACAGAGGCTGCTGCTAACGACACAATAGTCTATGTTACAAGTAATGGCCAATCAAAGGTATACTGGTATAATAAGGACCATCTGCCAGAGAAGGTCAATCTCAATAAGGTTGTAGAAATGACCGAGCAGGAAGCCCTAAATCGAGGAAAGCACCATTCCTCCTTAGAAAAAATAAATCAATAG
- the prsA gene encoding foldase protein PrsA, with translation MKKSTKLLAGIVTLASAMTLAACQSTNDNTSVITMKGDTISVSDFYNETKNTEISQRAMLNLVVSRVFEDQYGKKVSKKRTEEAYNKSAEQYGASFSAALAQSGLTTDTYKRQIRSAMLVEYAVKEAAKKELTDADYKKAYESYTPEMTTQVTTLDNEETAKAVLGEVKAEGADFAAIAKEKTTAADKKVDYKFDSGDTKLPADVIKAASGLKEGDISEVVSVLDPATYQNKFYIVKVTKKAEKASDWKKYKKRLKEIVLAEKTQNIDFQNKVIAKALDKANVKIKDQAFANILAQYANTDKKASKANTSKSDQKSSSDSSKDSQSSKSKSEK, from the coding sequence ATGAAAAAATCAACTAAATTACTTGCTGGTATCGTAACCCTAGCATCAGCAATGACCCTAGCAGCCTGTCAGTCTACAAATGACAATACAAGTGTCATTACGATGAAGGGCGACACTATCAGTGTTAGTGATTTTTACAATGAAACAAAAAATACAGAGATTTCTCAAAGAGCAATGCTAAACCTTGTGGTTAGTCGTGTTTTTGAGGACCAATACGGTAAAAAGGTTTCTAAGAAAAGAACGGAAGAAGCTTACAATAAATCAGCTGAGCAATACGGTGCGTCATTCTCTGCAGCCCTTGCGCAGTCTGGCTTGACAACAGATACCTACAAGCGTCAAATTCGCTCAGCCATGCTGGTTGAATATGCTGTTAAAGAAGCAGCTAAAAAAGAGCTGACAGATGCTGATTACAAAAAAGCCTATGAGTCATACACACCAGAAATGACTACTCAGGTCACTACTCTAGACAATGAAGAAACAGCAAAGGCTGTTTTAGGTGAGGTTAAGGCTGAGGGTGCTGACTTTGCTGCTATTGCTAAGGAAAAGACAACAGCAGCAGACAAGAAGGTAGACTATAAGTTTGACTCAGGAGACACTAAGTTACCAGCAGATGTGATCAAGGCCGCCTCAGGATTAAAAGAGGGTGATATTTCAGAGGTGGTTTCTGTCTTAGATCCGGCTACTTATCAAAACAAGTTCTATATTGTTAAGGTAACCAAAAAAGCCGAAAAGGCTTCTGATTGGAAGAAATATAAGAAACGTCTAAAAGAAATTGTCTTGGCTGAAAAGACACAAAACATTGATTTCCAAAATAAGGTCATTGCAAAGGCCTTAGACAAGGCAAATGTTAAGATCAAAGACCAAGCATTTGCTAATATCTTGGCACAGTATGCCAATACTGATAAAAAAGCAAGCAAGGCGAACACAAGCAAGTCAGATCAGAAATCATCTTCAGACTCAAGCAAGGATAGTCAATCTTCTAAATCTAAGTCAGAAAAATAG
- the rfk gene encoding phosphoglycolate phosphatase, with protein MKTSLIFDMDGVIVDSEYIFLSTKTQMLLDRGIDTNEAYQYQFMGTTFDDMWTTMKKECQLEDSVEALIAEMNHRRQAMLERDGVKAIAGAAQLIKHLHAKGYRLAVASSSPKADIIRNLTALGLLDCFEVLVSGEEVARSKPAPDIFLKAAEWLSVDPKTCLVIEDSKHGSQAAKAAQMTCIGFANPDYPLQDLSACDSIVKQLKAVCELL; from the coding sequence ATGAAAACAAGCCTTATTTTTGATATGGACGGTGTGATTGTTGACTCAGAATATATCTTTTTGTCAACCAAGACACAAATGCTATTGGACCGAGGCATAGATACCAATGAAGCGTATCAGTACCAGTTTATGGGAACCACCTTTGACGATATGTGGACAACTATGAAAAAGGAGTGTCAGCTAGAGGATTCTGTTGAAGCCCTCATCGCTGAGATGAATCATCGTCGTCAAGCAATGCTTGAGCGTGACGGTGTCAAGGCCATAGCAGGTGCTGCTCAATTAATCAAGCACCTGCATGCGAAGGGCTATCGCTTGGCAGTAGCTTCCTCATCGCCTAAGGCAGATATTATTAGAAATCTCACTGCACTAGGTCTTTTGGACTGCTTTGAGGTGTTAGTTAGTGGTGAAGAGGTTGCTCGCTCAAAGCCAGCGCCAGATATTTTTCTTAAGGCTGCTGAATGGTTAAGCGTTGATCCCAAGACCTGCCTTGTCATTGAGGATAGTAAGCATGGTAGTCAGGCTGCTAAGGCTGCTCAGATGACCTGTATCGGCTTTGCCAATCCTGATTATCCCTTACAGGACTTGTCTGCTTGTGATAGCATTGTCAAGCAGCTTAAGGCTGTCTGTGAGCTCCTTTGA
- the cbiT gene encoding O-methyltransferase, with protein sequence MDSMVKSYSKNANHNMRRSIVKEDIVHYMRTQLKQNEGFLAELEAFARQENIPIIQHEVVAYFRLLLQSLQPKRILEIGTAIGFSALLMAENAPEAEIITIDRNAEMIGFAKENFAKYDSRKQITLLEGDAADLLAGLTGEFDFVFMDSAKSKYIQFLPEVLKHLKIGGMVVLDDVFQGGDIAKPIKEVRRGQRTIYRGLQDLFAATLDNPGLTASLLPLSDGLLMIRKNQADIRLLD encoded by the coding sequence ATGGATAGCATGGTTAAATCATATAGTAAAAATGCAAATCATAATATGCGCCGCTCTATTGTCAAAGAAGACATTGTTCACTACATGCGAACGCAGCTAAAGCAAAACGAAGGCTTTTTAGCAGAGCTTGAGGCCTTTGCCAGACAAGAAAATATTCCCATTATCCAGCATGAGGTTGTTGCTTATTTCAGGCTTTTATTGCAAAGCTTGCAGCCCAAAAGGATTTTAGAAATTGGCACAGCTATTGGCTTTTCTGCCTTGCTAATGGCAGAAAATGCTCCTGAGGCAGAGATTATAACGATTGATCGCAATGCTGAGATGATTGGCTTTGCCAAGGAAAATTTTGCAAAATACGATAGCCGCAAGCAAATTACCCTTCTTGAAGGAGATGCGGCTGATCTTTTAGCAGGACTTACTGGCGAGTTTGACTTTGTTTTTATGGACTCTGCAAAATCAAAATACATTCAGTTTCTTCCAGAGGTGTTAAAGCACTTAAAAATAGGTGGAATGGTTGTTTTAGATGATGTGTTTCAGGGGGGTGACATTGCTAAGCCGATCAAGGAGGTTCGGAGAGGACAGCGCACGATTTATCGTGGCCTTCAGGACTTATTTGCAGCAACTCTTGATAATCCTGGATTGACAGCCAGCCTGCTGCCGCTTAGTGATGGCTTGCTGATGATTCGTAAAAATCAAGCAGATATTCGTTTGTTAGATTAA
- a CDS encoding membrane protein has protein sequence MPLLRYKKIIATTLFMLLVFNGIEYECLNLVSPKQTFYQSAALILSTSLLGIYLIPFSLAIAYLKRIYQIRISTLLLAGLGGLYISGFLASFGNQVLEQFWISLIKPNIALEEWTGALTGPFVEEPIKAFAAMLVIYLLPAINLKQKLVISLISGMGFQLTEDISYIASAADRSINDILPTTLARISSSPNSHWVYTGIFTMGAYLLIKKSQLFPRSLQIFWVVSPLALHFIWNSPISDLAGVAVIHGTITTLIFISLFKKIHALDDSIAY, from the coding sequence ATGCCGTTGTTGAGATATAAAAAGATTATCGCTACGACCTTATTTATGTTATTAGTGTTTAATGGTATTGAGTATGAATGTCTAAACCTTGTCAGTCCCAAACAAACCTTTTACCAATCCGCTGCCTTAATCCTCTCAACCAGCCTACTAGGGATCTATCTGATTCCCTTTTCACTGGCTATTGCTTATCTCAAGCGCATCTACCAGATAAGGATCTCAACCCTGCTATTAGCTGGGCTAGGCGGTCTTTATATTAGTGGCTTTTTAGCCTCCTTTGGCAATCAGGTTTTAGAGCAATTTTGGATTAGCCTGATAAAGCCCAATATTGCCTTAGAGGAGTGGACGGGAGCTTTGACAGGGCCTTTTGTGGAAGAGCCTATTAAGGCCTTTGCAGCTATGCTTGTCATTTATTTGCTGCCAGCTATTAATCTTAAGCAAAAATTAGTCATCAGTCTCATTTCTGGCATGGGATTCCAGCTGACTGAGGACATTAGCTATATTGCAAGTGCGGCTGATCGGTCCATAAATGACATTTTGCCTACAACGCTTGCCAGGATTAGCAGCTCACCAAACTCTCATTGGGTCTATACTGGTATTTTTACAATGGGAGCATACCTTTTAATTAAAAAATCTCAATTATTCCCAAGGTCTCTGCAGATTTTCTGGGTGGTAAGTCCTCTAGCCCTACATTTTATATGGAACTCTCCTATCTCAGATTTAGCTGGTGTCGCAGTTATTCATGGAACAATAACAACCCTTATCTTTATCAGTCTATTCAAAAAAATCCATGCCCTAGACGACAGCATCGCCTACTAG
- the alaS gene encoding alanyl-tRNA synthetase produces MFEMLGNFSIGDYFRDEAIEWGFELLTSPEWFDFPKEKLYMTYYPDDKDSYNRWIALGVEPSHLIPLEENFWEIGAGPSGPDTEIFFDRGEAYDPDHIGIRLLEEDIENDRYIEIWNIVLSQFNADPTIPRSEYKELPNKNIDTGAGLERLVAVMQGAKTNFETDLFMPIIKEVEKLSGHTYDQDGDNMSFKVIADHIRALSFAIGDGALPGNEGRGYVLRRLLRRAVMHGRRLGIHETFLYKLVATVGHIMESYYPEILEKRDFIEKIIKREEETFARTIDAGSGHLDQLLAQLKEKGQDRLDGKDIFKLYDTYGFPVELTEELAEDAGYKIDHEGFKAAMKEQQDRARAAAVKGGSMGMQNETLAGITEPSEFLYETETVASRLSVIIVDNERSEMVSEGQALLVFDQTPFYAEMGGQVADHGVIKNDKGDLVARVIDVQKAPNGQPLHTVEVLASLALDTVYTLAIDHKRRYAVEKNHTATHLLHAALHKVIGEHATQAGSLNEEAFLRFDFTHFEAVTAQELRRIEEEVNEQIWKALAITTTETDIETAKAMGAMALFGEKYGKTVRVVQIGDYSVELCGGTHLSNSSEIGLFKIIKEEGIGSGTRRIIAVTGQQAFESFRKQEDILKEIAHTLKVPQIEQLPSKVVSLSEQLRDLQKEMAELKEKAAAAQAGDVFKKVQEANGLRYIASEVSVSDAGVLRTFADNWKQRDYSDVLVLAASIGEKVNVLVASKDKRAHAGNLIKALAPIVSGRGGGKPDMAMAGGSDASKLSELLAAVPEHL; encoded by the coding sequence ATGTTTGAAATGCTTGGTAATTTTTCTATCGGAGATTATTTTCGCGACGAAGCGATTGAGTGGGGCTTTGAATTGTTAACAAGTCCGGAATGGTTCGATTTTCCAAAGGAAAAATTATACATGACCTACTACCCAGATGACAAGGACTCTTACAATCGTTGGATTGCTCTGGGCGTTGAGCCAAGCCATTTGATTCCATTAGAGGAAAATTTTTGGGAGATTGGTGCAGGCCCGTCAGGACCTGATACAGAGATTTTCTTTGATCGTGGTGAGGCTTATGATCCTGATCATATTGGGATTAGATTGCTGGAAGAGGACATTGAAAACGACCGTTATATTGAAATTTGGAATATTGTTTTGTCTCAATTTAACGCAGACCCTACAATTCCTCGCTCAGAGTACAAGGAGCTTCCAAACAAAAACATTGATACGGGTGCTGGCTTAGAGCGTCTTGTGGCTGTTATGCAGGGCGCAAAAACAAACTTTGAAACCGACCTATTTATGCCGATCATCAAGGAAGTGGAAAAGCTATCTGGCCATACTTACGACCAAGATGGTGACAACATGAGCTTTAAGGTCATTGCAGACCACATTCGTGCCTTGTCATTTGCGATTGGAGATGGTGCCCTACCTGGTAATGAAGGTCGTGGCTATGTGCTTCGTCGCTTGCTTCGTCGTGCTGTTATGCATGGTCGTAGGCTCGGTATTCATGAGACCTTCCTTTATAAGCTAGTAGCTACTGTAGGTCATATCATGGAGTCCTATTATCCAGAGATTCTTGAGAAGCGTGACTTTATTGAAAAAATTATCAAGCGTGAGGAGGAAACCTTTGCACGTACCATTGATGCAGGATCAGGGCATTTGGATCAATTGCTGGCGCAGCTAAAGGAAAAGGGGCAAGACAGGCTTGATGGCAAGGATATCTTTAAGCTGTATGATACCTATGGCTTTCCAGTTGAATTGACCGAAGAATTAGCAGAAGATGCTGGCTATAAGATTGATCATGAAGGCTTCAAGGCAGCTATGAAGGAGCAGCAGGATCGTGCCCGTGCAGCAGCTGTTAAGGGTGGCTCAATGGGCATGCAAAATGAGACACTGGCAGGCATCACAGAGCCATCAGAATTTTTGTACGAAACAGAGACTGTTGCCTCTCGCTTATCAGTTATCATCGTTGATAATGAGCGTAGTGAGATGGTTTCAGAAGGACAGGCCTTGCTTGTGTTTGATCAGACACCGTTTTATGCTGAAATGGGTGGTCAGGTTGCCGATCATGGGGTTATCAAAAATGATAAGGGTGACCTTGTTGCTCGTGTGATAGATGTGCAAAAAGCACCGAATGGTCAGCCTCTTCACACTGTTGAGGTTCTTGCAAGCCTTGCATTAGACACTGTTTATACTCTTGCTATTGATCACAAGCGCCGCTATGCTGTTGAGAAAAACCATACCGCTACTCATCTGCTTCATGCTGCCCTTCACAAGGTTATTGGAGAACATGCCACTCAGGCAGGTTCCTTAAATGAAGAAGCCTTTTTACGCTTTGACTTTACACACTTTGAAGCCGTTACAGCCCAGGAGCTGCGTCGTATTGAAGAAGAGGTCAATGAGCAAATCTGGAAGGCATTAGCTATTACAACCACAGAAACTGATATTGAAACAGCAAAGGCTATGGGAGCTATGGCCCTCTTTGGTGAAAAATATGGCAAAACTGTTCGTGTTGTTCAGATTGGCGATTATTCTGTTGAGCTTTGTGGAGGGACTCACTTGTCCAACTCATCAGAAATTGGTCTTTTCAAGATTATCAAGGAAGAGGGGATCGGCTCAGGAACACGTCGTATCATAGCAGTGACAGGTCAGCAGGCCTTTGAAAGCTTCCGCAAGCAAGAAGACATCCTAAAAGAAATTGCACATACGCTTAAGGTGCCGCAAATAGAACAGCTTCCAAGTAAGGTTGTGAGCCTCAGCGAGCAGCTCCGCGATTTGCAAAAAGAAATGGCAGAGCTAAAAGAAAAAGCAGCAGCAGCTCAGGCTGGTGATGTCTTTAAAAAGGTCCAGGAAGCAAACGGTCTACGTTACATTGCTAGTGAGGTATCCGTATCAGATGCAGGAGTCTTGCGTACCTTTGCTGATAATTGGAAGCAAAGAGATTATTCAGATGTCCTTGTGCTGGCTGCAAGCATTGGTGAGAAGGTCAATGTTCTTGTTGCAAGTAAGGATAAAAGAGCTCACGCTGGCAATCTGATTAAGGCCTTAGCGCCAATCGTGTCGGGTCGTGGTGGCGGTAAGCCAGATATGGCGATGGCAGGTGGTAGTGATGCAAGCAAGCTATCAGAGCTATTAGCCGCAGTACCAGAGCATTTATAA
- the gph gene encoding haloacid dehalogenase has translation MTVNLIWDFDGTLVQSSEAIRQALGLLYQTYQLPFDEAWVMDTIIQESIGQLLKRLAEAHQLDFSELLAFFTREQEARDHLIALMPTAKETLALTSQQGVKPFIVTHKGRTTQAVLQRLGIADYFTEVITADCGFKRKPDPEALLFLIHHYQMDKSQTYYIGDRPLDLAAARAAGISSINLLLPDSDDNHHISQLSDIVELFSGKNSSSN, from the coding sequence GTGACAGTTAATCTCATTTGGGACTTTGATGGAACTCTAGTCCAATCCTCTGAGGCTATTCGTCAGGCGCTAGGTTTATTGTATCAGACCTATCAGCTGCCCTTTGATGAGGCTTGGGTTATGGATACGATTATTCAAGAATCCATCGGACAGCTTTTGAAGAGGTTAGCAGAGGCACATCAGCTGGATTTTTCAGAATTGCTGGCCTTCTTTACCCGAGAGCAGGAAGCGCGTGATCACCTAATAGCACTAATGCCTACAGCCAAGGAAACATTAGCCTTAACCTCTCAGCAGGGGGTTAAGCCTTTTATTGTGACTCATAAAGGACGAACCACTCAGGCTGTTTTGCAGCGTCTGGGGATTGCTGATTACTTTACAGAGGTGATTACAGCAGATTGTGGCTTTAAGCGTAAGCCGGACCCTGAAGCGCTTCTTTTTCTCATTCATCATTATCAGATGGATAAGTCGCAGACCTACTATATTGGTGATAGGCCCTTAGACCTTGCTGCAGCAAGGGCAGCTGGGATTAGCTCTATCAACCTATTGCTGCCAGATAGTGATGATAATCATCATATTAGTCAGCTGTCAGATATTGTTGAGCTTTTTTCTGGTAAAAATAGCTCTAGTAATTAA
- the xynD gene encoding polysaccharide deacetylase: MKKLNYILIILLSLLLVGVAFTFIRSWKIGQDTQRVIKLEQTASKDSPKIKKVKYLKKGKQDWYYLSPIEKADDFYVSNLPMSLYQGKQTDKAVIMVKPKLEASHIKQVNQLVIYKTVYKPQLFGLKKTTEKAVSRYHVKEDYSPFKLEELVAGRLDRIEEEVGKLYPGKEIKLSTDTMIEKNQVLSDGFAIDSGNLILFGHMSIPLASLFDVINPDFLEGSDKTAYEEYLEEKKAKEAEKEGQKLVALTFDDGPDPVTTPQVLDILAKYQAKGTFFMMGSKVVGHEALVKKVSAAGHDVENHSWDHPDLTTLTVDQIQTQINTTNQAIEKACGKRPVYLRPPYGATNDIVRRASGLKEMLWTVDTRDWENRNTAAIMANVKQQLQPGGVVLMHDIHQTSVDALPSIMEYLKAEGYKCVTLSELYGSR; the protein is encoded by the coding sequence TTGAAAAAGCTAAATTATATTCTCATTATTTTATTAAGTTTATTGTTGGTCGGTGTTGCGTTTACCTTCATTAGATCTTGGAAAATAGGGCAGGATACTCAGAGAGTCATTAAGCTCGAACAGACTGCTTCTAAGGATAGTCCAAAGATCAAAAAGGTCAAGTATCTCAAGAAAGGAAAGCAGGATTGGTATTACCTGTCTCCGATTGAGAAGGCTGACGATTTTTATGTGTCAAATCTGCCTATGTCTCTGTATCAAGGCAAGCAGACTGACAAGGCTGTTATCATGGTAAAGCCTAAGCTTGAGGCTTCACATATCAAGCAGGTCAATCAATTGGTTATCTACAAGACGGTCTACAAGCCTCAGTTATTTGGTCTAAAAAAGACTACAGAAAAGGCTGTTAGTCGTTACCATGTGAAAGAGGATTATAGCCCCTTTAAGCTAGAGGAGCTAGTTGCTGGTCGCTTAGATCGCATCGAGGAAGAGGTTGGCAAGCTTTATCCAGGCAAAGAGATCAAGCTGAGCACTGATACGATGATAGAAAAAAATCAGGTATTAAGCGATGGCTTTGCCATTGATTCGGGTAATCTTATTTTATTTGGTCATATGTCAATACCTCTTGCAAGCCTGTTTGATGTGATTAATCCAGATTTTCTAGAGGGTTCAGACAAGACTGCTTATGAAGAGTATTTGGAGGAAAAGAAGGCAAAAGAGGCAGAAAAAGAGGGACAAAAGCTAGTCGCTCTGACCTTTGATGATGGTCCAGACCCTGTGACCACACCGCAGGTTTTAGATATTTTGGCCAAATATCAGGCCAAGGGGACCTTTTTTATGATGGGGTCTAAGGTTGTTGGCCATGAGGCTTTGGTTAAGAAGGTTAGTGCTGCTGGTCATGATGTTGAGAATCATTCTTGGGATCACCCTGATTTGACGACCCTAACCGTTGATCAGATCCAAACACAGATCAATACGACCAATCAAGCCATCGAAAAGGCCTGTGGAAAACGCCCAGTCTATCTTCGTCCTCCTTATGGAGCTACTAATGATATTGTTAGAAGGGCATCGGGTCTTAAGGAAATGCTTTGGACAGTTGATACCAGAGATTGGGAAAATCGTAATACTGCTGCTATCATGGCAAATGTCAAGCAGCAATTGCAGCCTGGAGGGGTTGTTCTAATGCACGATATTCACCAGACCAGTGTAGATGCCTTGCCAAGTATTATGGAATACCTAAAAGCGGAAGGATACAAATGTGTGACCTTATCTGAGCTATATGGTAGCCGCTAG
- the cshA_2 gene encoding RNA helicase, producing the protein MITNLPTQWQEKLAKLGFTNLTPIQEQVFQPIVDGKSLLGISPTGTGKTLAYLWPSLLRLSPKKAQQLLILAPNTELAGQLFEVTKEWAEPLGLTAQLFISGSSQKRQIERLKKGPEIIIGTPGRIFELVRLKKIKMMAINTIILDEYDDLLSDSQYQFVQKLSHYAPRDHQMIYMSATNKIEQASLADHTLVIDLSKQALPCIEHCYMLVDKRHRTDILRKLANIPDFRGLVFFNSLSDLGATEERLQYSGASVASLASDVNVKQRKAILEAFKEQSISLLLATDIVARGIDIDQLEYVINAEVPRNKEQYTHRAGRTGRMGRSGIVITLVSHPEDIKRLKKFTKVTEMYLKHQQLYQKEIRG; encoded by the coding sequence ATGATAACCAACCTTCCCACTCAATGGCAGGAAAAGCTGGCAAAGCTTGGCTTTACTAATCTCACCCCAATCCAAGAGCAGGTCTTTCAGCCCATTGTTGATGGCAAAAGCCTATTAGGCATTAGCCCCACCGGAACAGGCAAAACTCTGGCCTATTTATGGCCAAGCCTTCTCAGGCTAAGCCCTAAAAAAGCCCAGCAGTTGCTGATTTTAGCACCTAATACTGAGCTAGCTGGACAGCTTTTTGAGGTTACCAAGGAATGGGCAGAGCCCTTAGGATTAACTGCGCAGCTCTTTATTTCCGGAAGCAGCCAAAAACGCCAGATCGAACGCCTCAAAAAAGGCCCAGAAATCATTATCGGAACACCGGGACGCATTTTTGAATTAGTAAGGCTTAAAAAAATCAAAATGATGGCCATCAATACCATCATTTTAGATGAATACGACGACCTACTGAGTGACTCCCAATACCAGTTTGTCCAAAAACTCTCCCATTACGCGCCTCGTGACCATCAAATGATCTACATGAGTGCTACTAACAAGATAGAGCAAGCCAGTCTAGCGGATCATACCTTGGTCATTGATCTGTCTAAGCAAGCATTGCCTTGCATTGAGCACTGCTACATGCTGGTTGACAAAAGGCATCGGACCGATATCCTACGTAAGCTAGCAAATATTCCTGACTTTCGTGGTCTGGTCTTTTTTAACAGCCTGTCAGACCTAGGTGCTACTGAAGAACGCCTGCAATATAGTGGAGCTTCTGTTGCTTCTCTAGCCAGTGATGTGAATGTCAAGCAGCGAAAGGCCATTTTAGAAGCCTTTAAAGAGCAGAGCATTTCACTGCTGCTTGCGACGGACATAGTCGCTCGTGGGATTGATATTGACCAGCTAGAATACGTCATTAACGCTGAGGTTCCCCGTAATAAAGAGCAATATACTCATAGAGCTGGGCGAACCGGTCGTATGGGACGATCAGGGATTGTCATAACTCTTGTCAGTCACCCTGAAGACATCAAGCGCCTTAAAAAATTTACCAAGGTCACTGAGATGTACTTGAAGCATCAGCAATTATACCAAAAAGAAATAAGAGGCTAG
- a CDS encoding membrane protein: MLPSLILLFGWNAVVFAAYGSDKHRAQKGQWRLSEKMLLTLSLLCGGIGAYLAGHYFNHKTKKWYFVLSWYMGILMTLVLCYYLYQWYIL; this comes from the coding sequence ATGCTACCAAGCCTAATCTTGCTTTTTGGTTGGAATGCTGTGGTCTTTGCGGCCTATGGCAGTGATAAACACAGAGCCCAAAAAGGTCAATGGCGACTTTCTGAGAAAATGCTATTAACGTTGTCACTCTTATGTGGTGGGATTGGAGCCTATCTAGCTGGGCATTATTTTAACCATAAAACGAAGAAATGGTATTTTGTCCTTTCATGGTATATGGGGATACTGATGACCCTTGTGCTTTGCTATTATCTGTATCAGTGGTATATCCTGTAA
- the udk gene encoding uridine kinase, producing the protein MLKKPIIIGVTGGSGGGKTSVSRAILNSFPNARIAMIQHDSYYKDQSHISFEERVKTNYDHPLAFDTDFMIQQLKELLAGRPVDIPIYDYKEHTRSNRTFRQEPQDVIIVEGILVLEDERLRELMDIKLFVDTDDDIRIIRRIQRDMVERGRSLESIIEQYTSVVKPMYHQFIEPSKRYADIVIPEGVSNVVAIDLINTKIASILGEL; encoded by the coding sequence ATGCTTAAAAAACCCATTATTATTGGTGTGACTGGTGGTTCTGGTGGTGGTAAGACTAGCGTGTCTCGTGCCATTTTAAATAGCTTTCCAAATGCGAGAATTGCGATGATTCAGCATGATTCGTATTACAAGGATCAATCACATATCAGCTTTGAGGAAAGGGTTAAGACTAATTATGATCACCCGTTAGCCTTTGATACGGATTTCATGATTCAGCAGCTAAAGGAACTCTTGGCTGGCCGGCCTGTTGATATTCCAATCTATGATTATAAGGAGCATACTCGCAGCAACAGAACTTTTCGCCAAGAGCCTCAGGACGTCATTATTGTTGAGGGGATTCTGGTATTAGAGGACGAGCGTTTGCGTGAGCTGATGGATATCAAGCTTTTTGTTGATACAGATGATGACATTCGGATTATCCGTCGTATTCAGCGTGATATGGTTGAGCGTGGCAGAAGCCTTGAGAGCATTATTGAGCAGTACACAAGCGTTGTCAAGCCGATGTATCATCAATTTATTGAGCCAAGTAAGCGCTATGCTGATATTGTCATTCCAGAAGGGGTTAGCAATGTGGTTGCTATTGATCTCATCAACACAAAGATTGCCAGCATCTTAGGTGAGCTGTAG